GGACTTTCGAGCGTTCTGGCGGAGCCCGTCGGCTGGGTTCTACAGGCGAAATTTGGTGCGAAGCCGGGCGATACCTGGGTTGCGGTCCACAATAATGCCGTTAAGACTAAATACCAAGTCAACGCGGATGTTTTGATTAACGCGCTCGAGATGAACGACACAACGATCTCCGGCATTGCGGTCAAGCATGTGCAGCATAGCGTAACGATATCTGCTGTTGGTCAAACGATTGCAGGGACGATCGATACGTATGTGTCTCCAGAATTCGGGATGGTGCGAAACACGGTGCATAGCTCGAGGGTGGCAATTAATTTGCCCTCGATCATATCCGTGAATCAGCAAGTTTCTGGTAGCGAGACTGTGATGGTCAGCCACCCGTAAGGAGATTGCATAGGCCGCTGTGCCTCAGGACGCTGCTTCGGTCTTCGCCAAATTCTCGACTGGCGAGCGACCGAAGCGGCGATCGAGCTCATCGATCGCAAGCTTGATGACGATGGGTCGGCCATGCGGGCAAACATACGGCATTTGGGTCTCAAATAGCTGCTCGATCAGGACATGCATCTCGTCCTGGGATAACTTATCGCCAGCCTTGATAGCGGCTTTGCAGGCGAAAGTAGCGGCAAGCTTATCGCGTGTTGGTTGCGAGCGAGTATCACCATTTTCATCATAGCCATCGAGCGTTTCCCGCAAGATGCTCTCCTCGCGGCCCGCGTGGACGTCGGCCGGAATGCCATCGATGATGATGCTGGTCCCGCCAAAAAATCGAATTTGAAAGCCGATCTTTTCGAGTTCGGGCTGAAGATCTCGAACAATTGCAAGTTCACGCGGCAGTAGATCCAAATGCTGCGGAAACAATAGCTGCTGCGAATTCGGATGATTGTCTTCGAGGGACCGCAAGGCACGTTCGTACAAAATTCGCTCGTGGGCCACGTGCTGATCGACGATCATCAGACCCGATTTGATCTGCGAAAAGATATACTTGTTGTGAAGTTGCCAGAGCACCGGCTTGTCACGCAGCACTTCAGAGGCGAGGCTGATTCGCTCGATCGGAACGCGTGTCGTGGCGACCGGTGGTGCCCCAAAGGTCGGCATCGTTGGGACTGATTTTCCACGAAAGAGATCGTCGGGTTTCGAACCAAACAGGCGCTCGAGAGTGCCAAGACCATTCGAAGATTCGGGAATAGAAATTGGCCCAGATTCAGCAGACCCATTCTTAGCGGGATTCGAAGCATACTCCGGAAACCGCATGCGGGCATTCGATTCGCCAGAGTTGAGCGTCTCCGGCATTGTCATTTCCGGAGCCATCGCACCTTCCGAGGCAGAATGGGTATTGGCACGTGTTAAGGCTTCCTGCAAGGCGCGGCGAACTTCATCAGTTACCGAGCGTTCGTCCTCGAACTTGACCTCCAGTTTTTGCGGGTGCACATTGACATCAATGCGAGAAGGGTCGATCTCGATCGAAAGGAACGTCGATGGGAATGCGCCCTTATCGATCAGATGCTCGTAGGAGCTTGCCACAGCATACGAGAGGCTTCGCGAGGTGACGGGCCGATTATTGATGAAGAAGAACTGTTCGCTTCGCACCCGCTTGACGAAACTCGGCGCGCTGGTAAATCCAACCACATGCAGCGCCGGCGAAACGCTTTCGACTGGCAGCAATGCGCCCCGGAGTCGTGGGCCAAAGATTTGCTCGATCCGCTCTGGCAGCGGACGAAAGCCAGGTAAATCGAAAATCAGATCGCCATCGCTAACGAAGATGAAATGGACGTGCGTTGCCGAAAGCGCCGCTTTGGTTACCGTATCGACGACGTGTTTGAACTCGGTCGCCTCCGACTTCATAAACTTCCGACGCGCGGGAATATTAAAAAAAATATTTCGCACAGAGACCGAAGTCCCTTCATCGCAGGCAATCGATTCGCACTTTCGAAGAATGCTTCCTTCAACTTCGACGAGCGTACCGAGTTCTTCCGACCGAGTCCGAGTCCGCATTTCGAACTGCGAGACAGAAGCGATCGCGGCAAGCGCTTCACCACGGAATCCGTAGGTCGAGAGCGACTCCAAATCTTCCATCGCCCAGAGCTTGCTCGTCGCATGGCGTTCGATCGACGTGCGTGCATCTTCGCGCGTCATGCCGCTCCCATCATCAATGACTTGAATGAGTGTTCGGCCAGCATCCTTCAGGACGATGGTAATATTTTGCGCTTTGGCATCCAGCGCATTTTCCAGCAATTCTTTGACAACGGATTCCGGCCGGGTCACGACCTCGCCGGCCGCGATCTTCTGGGCAATGGACTCTGGTAACCGTTTGACGATGGGCATACTTCAGTAACGCGAAATGCGTTACTCATTACTCGTTACGACTTCTTGGAACGTGCTATCGCCGAACATTGCTTTCGCAAATTCTGCGGGATCGAAGGGCTGCAAATCTTCGATCGTTTCGCCGACTCCGATGTAACGTACAGGTACCCGAAGCTCGTTCGTGAGTGCGATAACAATTCCGCCTTTCGCGGTGCCATCAAGTTTTGTGAGTACCAGCCCAGTGATTGGAGCAACCTTGGTGAATTCGCGTGCCTGCTGCAGGGCGTTCTGCCCGGTGGTCGCATCGAGGACAAGCAAGACTTCGTGAGGAGCCTCTGGCAATAGCTTTCGCATGACGCGAGTCATCTTCTCCAACTCCTGCATCAAGTGTTGCTTGTTGTGCAACCGACCGGCAGTATCGATAAGCACAACATCGGCATCTTTGCTGATGGCCGACTGGAGCGTATCGAACGCCACTGCCGAGGGATCAGCACCTGCGTGCTGTTGAATGATGTCGACGCCAGCACGCTGCGCCCAGACTTCAAGCTGCTGGTTCGCTGCCGCGCGGAAGGTGTCGGCTGCACCAATGATAACTTTCTTGCCAGCACTACGGTAATTATACGCGAGCTTCCCGATCGTCGTCGTCTTTCCGACGCCATTGACACCCACGATAAGCTGCACGTACGGCCGCTTGTCCGAAGGAATTGCAAAGGGATCGTCGGGCAACCGAAGCTCGCCATTCCGGGTCAACGCATCCGAAATTTGCGAGCGGAGTTCATCACGAAGTTGTGATGCTTCCGACCATTTCTTAAACTGGATCTGGTGGACCAAATGGGCGATAATACGATCGGTTGTTGCCACACCGGCATCCGAGCCGAGCAGCGTTTCCTCAATCTGGGCCATCAACTCATCGTCGATCTTCCGCGATTGATAAAAGACGCGGTTGATCTTACGCACGAATTCATCGTGCGTTTTCTGCAGGCCCTCGCGGAGCTTGGTGAGCTTAAGTTTATCGAAAAATCCCATGGGAGCGGGTCAACACCAGAAGACGAGGGAAAGCTTCAGCCTGTAATGCTTTCCCATGCCGCGTGTTAGACCGGCATGAAGCAAGCAGAATTTCCTAATAATATGATCGGAAGAGGGCATTTGCTACCGAACCGGGTCGCGCTCAAGGTCATCGCAAGTGTATTCGTCCTGTATGTCACAATGAGCGCAGTTCTAAAAAATCTGGCTCCCTATCTATACCCGACCTCCGCGCTTCCTTCAGCTATATTCAGAGTTGAAGCAATCGCACTGATGCCAGCCATGATGATAGGAATCGGTTTGAGCGCTCTGCAGGCTGATAAGTTGTCCTTCCCGAAAATACTGATCCGGAGCTTTGTGGCATCTCTTCTGGCATCCACCATGGTCGCTTTCGGCTTCCCAATTTTTTAGATCCGGATTCGTCTGCAAGCAATCCTATTTGGCCGCAGCCACCAATCCCGCTAATCGCTGTCCATACACCACAAACGAAACCACCATCAACACCACGCTGAGGTAGGTCAAACCAACAATCGTCATTCCCGTTACTCCAGCAAGGACCAAAAACAGCGTCGCTGCGGTCGTCAGCGCTGCCGCCTTGCCGGGATAATTCGATGGCAACACGACCCCAAGCTTCCGTTTTGCCCAGATTCCGCCGGCGAGAATAAGCATATCGCGTCCCAATATCGTCGCCAGAAACCATAATGGGATCAGACCATACACTGCCATCGTGATGACCACGAGGCCAATAAAAATCTTATCCGCTAACGGATCGATCACCTTTCCCAACTCGCTGACCGTATCGAACTTCCGCGCCAACCAGCCATCGAGGATATCCGATAGGAATGCCACAAAACAAATTGCGGCCGCCAGGATATTCAATTGCGCCATGATCGCGAAGATGGCGGGGAATACCATGAACGCCCGCATCGTGCTGACCAGATTCGAAGGCGTAAAGACAAGGTCCTTAGCCCTGAATTTCTTGATCGGATCCGGCTCGGAACCCGGTCCGGCTGCGGTCATGATCGGAGTCGGTTGCTGCTTCGAGGCCGTCATCATGCGACTGCCATCACCTCACGCTGCTTGCCACTCGTGATCCGCGCCGGAATCTCGCTCTTCGCCGGCCAGGAGACTGGATAGATCAGGCAGCGGACCGTATGCTGCGAGGAGTCCTCGGCAAGTTCCGGATGGACCGAAGGACACTCCGGCATCACCTTCGGGCATCGCGGATGGAAGTAGCAGCCACTCGGCACATTCGCTGGCGATGGTACATCGCCCGTCAAAACAATCCGGCCTTTCTTCGCCCTCGGGTTCGCGATCGGCACCGCGGAAAGCAGCGCCTGCGTGTATGGCGCTTTCGGATTCGAATAGAGTTCGCTGTAGGGTGACGTCTCGACAATCTCGCCAAGATACATCACTGCCACGCGATCCGAAATATGCTTTACGACCGATAGATCGTGTGCAATAAACAGATACGTCAGTCCAAGCTTTTGCT
The window above is part of the Bacteroidota bacterium genome. Proteins encoded here:
- the mutL gene encoding DNA mismatch repair endonuclease MutL; translation: MPIVKRLPESIAQKIAAGEVVTRPESVVKELLENALDAKAQNITIVLKDAGRTLIQVIDDGSGMTREDARTSIERHATSKLWAMEDLESLSTYGFRGEALAAIASVSQFEMRTRTRSEELGTLVEVEGSILRKCESIACDEGTSVSVRNIFFNIPARRKFMKSEATEFKHVVDTVTKAALSATHVHFIFVSDGDLIFDLPGFRPLPERIEQIFGPRLRGALLPVESVSPALHVVGFTSAPSFVKRVRSEQFFFINNRPVTSRSLSYAVASSYEHLIDKGAFPSTFLSIEIDPSRIDVNVHPQKLEVKFEDERSVTDEVRRALQEALTRANTHSASEGAMAPEMTMPETLNSGESNARMRFPEYASNPAKNGSAESGPISIPESSNGLGTLERLFGSKPDDLFRGKSVPTMPTFGAPPVATTRVPIERISLASEVLRDKPVLWQLHNKYIFSQIKSGLMIVDQHVAHERILYERALRSLEDNHPNSQQLLFPQHLDLLPRELAIVRDLQPELEKIGFQIRFFGGTSIIIDGIPADVHAGREESILRETLDGYDENGDTRSQPTRDKLAATFACKAAIKAGDKLSQDEMHVLIEQLFETQMPYVCPHGRPIVIKLAIDELDRRFGRSPVENLAKTEAAS
- the ftsY gene encoding signal recognition particle-docking protein FtsY — its product is MGFFDKLKLTKLREGLQKTHDEFVRKINRVFYQSRKIDDELMAQIEETLLGSDAGVATTDRIIAHLVHQIQFKKWSEASQLRDELRSQISDALTRNGELRLPDDPFAIPSDKRPYVQLIVGVNGVGKTTTIGKLAYNYRSAGKKVIIGAADTFRAAANQQLEVWAQRAGVDIIQQHAGADPSAVAFDTLQSAISKDADVVLIDTAGRLHNKQHLMQELEKMTRVMRKLLPEAPHEVLLVLDATTGQNALQQAREFTKVAPITGLVLTKLDGTAKGGIVIALTNELRVPVRYIGVGETIEDLQPFDPAEFAKAMFGDSTFQEVVTSNE
- a CDS encoding CDP-alcohol phosphatidyltransferase family protein, whose product is MMTASKQQPTPIMTAAGPGSEPDPIKKFRAKDLVFTPSNLVSTMRAFMVFPAIFAIMAQLNILAAAICFVAFLSDILDGWLARKFDTVSELGKVIDPLADKIFIGLVVITMAVYGLIPLWFLATILGRDMLILAGGIWAKRKLGVVLPSNYPGKAAALTTAATLFLVLAGVTGMTIVGLTYLSVVLMVVSFVVYGQRLAGLVAAAK